One Spirochaetota bacterium genomic region harbors:
- the trpB gene encoding tryptophan synthase subunit beta, whose translation MTYPDKNGYFGSYGGRFVPETLINALIELHEAYTYFLKDEAMQKELNDLLHHYAGRPTPLYFAGNLSRKTGINIYLKREDLLHTGAHKLNNTLGQGLLTRFMGKKRIIAETGAGQHGVATATVAALLGLECTIYMGAVDIERQMPNVKRMKLLGAQVVPVTSGSQTLKDAINEALRDWVRNVKNTHYLLGSVSGPHPFPMIVRDFQKVIGNEALQQFKALNGTLPQYCIACVGGGSNAAGFFHAFVGTSSQCIGVEAGGKGLFPGGHCASLTLGRPGILHGALCYLLQDDDGQVMDVHSISAGLDYPAVGPEHSFWKDSKMVEYVTCSDKQALDACITLTRTEGIIPALESSHALGYVLDNTSRFEGTTVIINLSGRGDKDLDTILKEVGV comes from the coding sequence ATGACATATCCCGATAAAAACGGTTACTTTGGAAGCTATGGTGGACGATTTGTACCCGAGACACTTATCAATGCTCTTATTGAGTTGCATGAAGCATACACGTACTTTTTAAAAGATGAAGCAATGCAAAAAGAGCTCAACGATCTTCTGCACCATTATGCCGGCAGGCCAACACCACTGTACTTTGCTGGTAACCTTTCCCGTAAAACTGGAATTAATATCTACCTTAAGCGTGAAGATTTGCTCCATACCGGTGCGCATAAATTAAACAACACATTGGGTCAGGGGCTGCTTACACGTTTTATGGGCAAAAAGCGTATTATTGCAGAAACTGGCGCAGGTCAGCACGGTGTTGCCACTGCAACAGTGGCTGCGCTATTAGGACTGGAATGCACTATTTATATGGGTGCCGTAGACATTGAACGGCAAATGCCCAATGTAAAACGGATGAAGCTATTAGGTGCTCAAGTTGTACCGGTAACTTCAGGAAGCCAAACCTTAAAAGACGCAATCAACGAAGCATTGCGTGATTGGGTACGCAATGTGAAAAATACACACTACCTGTTAGGCTCGGTCAGCGGACCACATCCATTCCCAATGATTGTCCGCGATTTTCAGAAGGTTATAGGGAATGAAGCACTACAGCAATTCAAAGCATTAAATGGCACCCTGCCACAGTATTGTATTGCATGCGTTGGTGGTGGCAGCAATGCTGCGGGGTTTTTTCATGCATTTGTTGGTACCAGTTCACAGTGCATTGGTGTTGAGGCTGGCGGCAAAGGGCTTTTCCCTGGTGGTCACTGTGCTTCACTTACACTGGGCAGGCCAGGTATTCTGCATGGTGCGCTGTGCTATCTGTTACAGGATGATGATGGTCAGGTTATGGATGTGCATTCTATATCAGCAGGGCTTGACTACCCAGCTGTTGGCCCTGAACATAGCTTTTGGAAAGACAGTAAAATGGTTGAATATGTAACATGTTCTGACAAACAGGCGCTTGATGCATGCATTACACTAACACGCACTGAAGGCATTATCCCGGCTCTTGAAAGCAGCCATGCATTAGGATATGTGCTTGATAATACATCACGGTTTGAAGGCACAACAGTCATTATTAATCTTTCAGGAAGAGGCGATAAAGATTTAGATACTATTTTAAAGGAAGTGGGAGTATGA